The genomic region GGCAAGAACACACCAAACGCCCCTACCCCGAACAACAAGGCAATCAAAAGGCTTCCGGTTTGCGCGCCAATGCCGACTGCGCCGATGAAGCTGAACATATAAAGCGGATTGCGGCTGAGGGAATAGGGGCCGGTATCGGTCAGATCGCGGGCCTTGCGACCGCCGATATAGAGCGTGCACCAGGCCCGCCCGAAAATGGCAATCAGGATCAGGACGATCCCGCCGGTCTCGACCGTTTCATGGGTAAACATCTCCACCTGTGCCAGCGACTGCATAAGCGGAAGCGCACACAGCATCAATAGCGCAATGCCTGCAATGGCAAGCTTGCGGCGGCGCTGGACACGGCGAAGGTCCTGACGCGGTGAGGCGATTGTGTTTGATGGATTTGAGGTCATTGGCCTTCCCGACTTTCAGTTCAACAGAACAGTCGGCAAGAAACCAACTGTCAGCTACTTCTTGTCGTCCGGTTTGCCAAAGCGGGACCGATCAAAGGTCGTGGACGGGCGCGTGGTTCCGCTGGAACCGCTTGTATTGCTGCTTCCTGTCCCCGGCCGCTGTGTCGTACCACCGGCACCAGCACCAGTTCCGGTGCCAAGCGGGCGGCGATAGGTCGAACCAGTGGTATCCGTTGTTCCCGGACGTGTGGTTGAACCTGTACCAGTCGAACCTGACGGTCTGCTGAACGCGCTGCCAGTTGTGCCCGATCCCGTGCTGCCGGTTCCGGTTGTTCCCGGGCGGCTGGTTGACGGGTTGGTGCCAAGCGGGCGCTGGGTCGACGTCGTGCCAAAACCTGAACCTGCGGGGCGGGTTGTTGCCGTCCCTGCTGTTCCGGTTGTTCCTGTTGTCCCGACTGCCGGGCGGGCCGTTGTACCTGTCGTGGTTGCGGCACCGGTTTGCATATGTTTGGGCTTCTGGAAGGCCAAGCCGCCGGGTGCAGCAGCACCGGCCGCACTGGCAGCCCCCGCCTGCGCCTTTTCAAGCGCGGTCAGATCGACTTCCGGTGCCCCCGGACGGTTAAGCTGATAAATGCCCCGTTGACGCGCAAGCGGTTTGAACTTGTCGGAAATGCCCAGAACCGTCTCTGCCCCGCCAAGGAACAGGAAACCGTCATCTGGCATCAAGGCGGAAACACGCGAAAGGACGTCACTTTTGGTCGGTTGATCGAAATAGATCAGCACGTTACGGCAATAGACGACGTCAAACTGCCCAAGCGGTCGGAAATCTTCCAGAAGGTTGAATTCCTTGTACTGCACCTTGGACCGGATATCGGCCGAGATCTGCCACTGGTCTTCCTTCTTTTGGAAGTACTTGACCAGAAGGCCGATCGGAAGGCCCCTTTGGACTTCGAACTGCGAATACAGGCCTGCGCGCGCCTTGGTCAGGATCTCGCGCGAGATGTCGGTCCCGACAATATCAATCCGCCAGCCAGCGAGCTGCGACTTGAATTCATCAAGGATCATCGCCAACGAATAGGGTTCCTGCCCGGAAGAGGCCGCCGCACACCAGATGCGCAGATGTTTTTTCGACGCACGTGTCTTGATCATGTGCGGCAGGACAACATGGCGGAACTGGTCAAACGGTTTGGTATCGCGGAAGAAGAAACTTTCATTGGTCGTCATCGCATCAACGACTTCTTCGACCAGATTGCGGTCGCCACCGCGCAGCGTACCGATCAGCTCCGTCAGGTCCTTGAGACCCCGTTTGCGTGCAATCGGCATCAACCGGCTTTCGAGCAGATAAGTCTTGTCCTGGCTCAGAACGAGCCCGGACTTTGACTTGATCAATCTGCTTACAAACTCGAAGTCATCCGGCTTCATCATTGTGGGTTAACGACCCCCCGCGAATTTTTTGATATAGGCCGCAATCCCACCCACCGGCAAAACCGCAGAACAGATACCGGCATGCGCCGCAGCGCCCGGCATCCCCCATACAACGCTACTCTGCTCGTCCTGTGCCACGACCATGCCCCCCGCATTGACCACGTCACGTCCACCAAGCATACCATCCTGCCCCATTCCGGTAAGTATTGCAGTCAGAATGTTTCCTCCGTAACTCGCGACCAGACTGCGCAACATCGGATCGACCGACGGACGACAGAAATTCTCGGGCGGGTTCTGATTTAACTTCAGATGCCGACTGGCACCACGCCCCTCTACAGTCATGTGGTAATCACCGGGGGCAAGATAAACCTGTCCACCAACAATTGGCATATTGTTTTGTGCTTCCTGACATTTAAGCCCGGTCAGACGGGTGATGTGTTCGGCCAGAATGGTGGTAAAGGTAGCGGGCATATGCTGGGTAATAAAGATCGGCTGGCGCACGCCATTCAGGCCGCGCAACACTTCAAACAAGGCCTGCG from Thalassospira indica harbors:
- a CDS encoding methyltransferase family protein is translated as MTSNPSNTIASPRQDLRRVQRRRKLAIAGIALLMLCALPLMQSLAQVEMFTHETVETGGIVLILIAIFGRAWCTLYIGGRKARDLTDTGPYSLSRNPLYMFSFIGAVGIGAQTGSLLIALLFGVGAFGVFLPVILREERALETLFGACFEDYKARVPRFGPRIGAWRDAEILEVRPHLLWRTLRDGLVFLMVIPIFELIDRLQISGLVDPLIYLP